Proteins encoded by one window of Longimicrobiales bacterium:
- a CDS encoding NUDIX hydrolase — protein MGETPRPPRGRRRGRNARRARVETSSGGVVFRRGDDVDFLLIRDPYNNWGLPKGHIEGGETPEEAALREVSEETGLMELTVVTQLPTIDWFFRDRGRLVHKFCHFFLVESVSGDPEPQLTEGITECVWHSAGMAIETVSYSNAREVMRAAARWLTGAGELPEDFAELLELRDTVR, from the coding sequence ATGGGTGAGACGCCGCGCCCGCCGCGTGGCCGCCGCCGCGGCCGCAATGCACGCAGGGCGCGTGTCGAGACGAGCTCGGGCGGCGTCGTGTTCCGCCGCGGTGACGACGTCGACTTCCTGCTGATCCGCGACCCGTACAACAACTGGGGGCTACCCAAGGGTCACATCGAGGGCGGCGAGACGCCGGAAGAAGCGGCCCTGCGCGAGGTGTCGGAGGAGACCGGTCTGATGGAGCTGACGGTTGTGACGCAGCTGCCGACGATCGACTGGTTTTTTCGCGACCGCGGCCGGCTCGTCCACAAGTTCTGCCATTTCTTCCTCGTGGAATCCGTGTCCGGTGATCCGGAGCCGCAGCTCACCGAAGGCATAACCGAGTGCGTGTGGCACTCTGCCGGCATGGCCATCGAGACGGTAAGTTATTCCAATGCGCGCGAGGTGATGCGTGCCGCCGCACGCTGGCTCACCGGTGCCGGCGAGCTGCCTGAGGACTTTGCCGAATTGCTGGAGTTGCGCGACACGGTGCGCTGA
- a CDS encoding NAD(P)/FAD-dependent oxidoreductase, protein MHEAEPRDLTIIGGGPTGLFAAFYAGLRGISCRIIDSLPELGGQLAALYPEKYIYDVGGFPRILARDLAANLAEQGTQFGADVRLEEQVRELIRDGAGYIVTTDSDRYPTSAVLIAGGKGAFAPRVLECSGYESLLGKGVEYHVKDPARYAGKRVLIVGGGDSAVDWVLNLKDIAARLIIIHRREGFRAHAHSMRLMREAVDAGQVELLTFREVREIHGDACVTAVTIFDNRTDEDETYEVDAVISLIGFKPDLGPIASWGLELERNSIKVNHLLETNLPRVYAAGDIAHYEGKLELIATGFSEAAMAVNHAVHEINPKARYSPGHSTNLKLFKEREDAEEAALSGGS, encoded by the coding sequence ATGCACGAAGCGGAACCACGGGATCTCACAATCATCGGCGGCGGGCCCACGGGTCTGTTCGCAGCGTTCTATGCAGGGCTGCGCGGCATATCCTGCCGCATCATCGACTCGCTTCCCGAGCTGGGCGGCCAGCTGGCCGCGCTCTATCCCGAGAAGTACATCTACGATGTCGGTGGATTCCCCCGCATCCTCGCACGTGACCTCGCCGCCAACCTGGCGGAGCAGGGTACCCAGTTCGGCGCCGACGTCCGCCTCGAGGAGCAGGTCCGCGAGCTCATCCGCGACGGCGCGGGCTACATCGTCACCACCGATAGTGACCGCTACCCGACCAGTGCCGTCCTGATCGCGGGCGGCAAGGGCGCATTCGCGCCACGTGTGCTCGAGTGCTCCGGCTACGAGTCGCTCCTCGGCAAGGGCGTCGAATACCACGTGAAAGACCCCGCCCGCTACGCCGGCAAACGCGTCCTCATCGTCGGCGGCGGTGACTCCGCCGTCGACTGGGTGCTCAACCTCAAGGACATCGCTGCCCGCCTCATCATCATTCACCGCCGCGAAGGCTTCCGCGCGCACGCCCATTCCATGCGGCTCATGCGCGAAGCGGTCGACGCCGGACAGGTCGAGCTGCTCACGTTCCGCGAGGTCCGCGAGATCCACGGCGACGCCTGCGTCACCGCCGTCACCATCTTCGACAACCGCACCGACGAGGACGAGACCTACGAGGTGGACGCCGTCATCTCCCTCATCGGCTTCAAGCCCGACCTCGGACCCATTGCCTCGTGGGGACTGGAACTCGAACGCAACTCCATCAAGGTCAATCACCTGCTCGAGACCAACCTGCCGCGCGTCTATGCCGCCGGCGATATCGCCCATTACGAGGGCAAGCTCGAGCTCATCGCCACCGGCTTCAGTGAAGCCGCCATGGCCGTCAACCACGCCGTCCACGAGATCAATCCCAAGGCCCGATACAGCCCCGGACACTCCACCAACCTGAAGCTCTTCAAGGAGCGGGAGGACGCCGAAGAGGCCGCTCTCTCGGGCGGCTCATGA
- a CDS encoding AI-2E family transporter — translation MQPTQTPIELRYVYGALVLAAAAIFLLGIHSALSPIIAYVLVLMLMAPYIGTDRHTTVVIAVTFAFAIWLLDAMGSLLAPFILAFVLAYILDPAVDVLERRGVSRTLAVALLMLPVLLLLGAAIGFGIPALINQVQALFERLPAAAARAVEWITETRQSAQRWNLPFISDATIARWLDPQRIAAYVETQQEAITQGAWGTVTGVGRGFGIVLSVLGFLVLTPVLMIYLLKDFDNIKLRVADLMPHARREAWLDFATEYDSLLSRFLRGQLIAAALVGVLTWLGLWIAGVPYSGLVGAIAGVFNLVPYLGLIVSVVPVLIIALLSGSFLSIIIRAGIVFAIIQTIDSTIAGPRIVGGSVGLHPVWVILALAVGGAFFGFVGLLIAMPAAVLIKLLLRHGLERYRRSAVFLGTPSPPA, via the coding sequence ATGCAGCCGACGCAAACACCGATCGAGTTGCGCTACGTGTACGGCGCGCTCGTGCTCGCCGCGGCCGCGATCTTCCTGCTGGGCATCCACTCCGCACTGTCGCCGATCATCGCCTACGTGCTGGTGCTCATGCTGATGGCTCCGTATATCGGGACCGACCGGCACACGACCGTCGTCATTGCCGTCACGTTCGCGTTCGCCATATGGCTGCTCGATGCCATGGGCTCACTGCTCGCGCCGTTTATCCTCGCGTTCGTCCTCGCATACATTCTCGACCCGGCCGTCGACGTGCTGGAGCGCCGCGGCGTTTCGCGGACGCTCGCCGTCGCGCTGCTCATGCTCCCCGTCCTGCTGCTGCTCGGCGCCGCGATCGGCTTCGGGATTCCCGCCCTCATCAACCAGGTCCAGGCGCTCTTCGAGAGGCTGCCGGCCGCCGCAGCCCGCGCGGTCGAGTGGATCACGGAGACGCGCCAGAGCGCGCAGCGCTGGAATCTGCCGTTCATTTCCGACGCGACAATCGCGCGCTGGCTCGATCCGCAGCGGATCGCTGCCTACGTGGAGACGCAGCAGGAGGCCATCACTCAGGGCGCTTGGGGCACCGTGACGGGCGTCGGGCGGGGATTCGGCATTGTCCTCTCGGTGCTCGGATTCCTGGTGCTCACGCCGGTGCTGATGATCTACCTGCTCAAGGACTTCGACAACATAAAGCTGCGCGTGGCCGACCTGATGCCGCACGCACGCCGCGAAGCCTGGCTGGACTTCGCGACCGAGTACGACTCGCTGCTCTCGAGGTTCCTGCGCGGTCAGCTGATCGCCGCCGCGCTCGTCGGCGTGCTCACCTGGCTGGGACTCTGGATCGCCGGCGTACCCTACTCCGGCCTCGTCGGCGCGATCGCCGGCGTGTTCAACCTGGTGCCGTATCTCGGCCTCATCGTGAGTGTGGTGCCCGTCCTCATCATCGCGCTCCTCAGCGGAAGCTTCCTCTCCATCATCATCCGCGCGGGCATCGTCTTCGCCATCATCCAGACGATCGACTCGACCATTGCCGGCCCGCGCATCGTAGGCGGGTCCGTCGGTCTGCATCCGGTATGGGTCATCCTCGCGCTTGCCGTCGGCGGCGCATTCTTCGGCTTCGTCGGCCTCCTCATCGCCATGCCGGCGGCGGTGCTCATCAAGCTGCTGCTGCGTCACGGGCTCGAACGCTATCGGCGCTCGGCGGTGTTCCTCGGCACGCCGTCACCCCCCGCCTGA
- the trxB gene encoding thioredoxin-disulfide reductase, with amino-acid sequence MPQTETLVIIGSGPAAWTAAIYAARANLNPLVYEGEPSRTMLPGGQLMFTTEVENYPGFPEGVTGPEMMERFKDQAIRFGTRVIQEDVAKVELGSHPFVLTPNYSEPVEALSLIVATGARANWLGLPNEERLAQSGGGVSACAVCDGALPLFREKVLAVVGGGDSAMEEAMYLTKFASEVLIIHRRDGFRASPIMADRVLNHPKIRVLWNTKVVEVLGMEHVTGVRVEDALTGETREIEVGGLFIAIGHTPNTAFLDGQLDLHPTGYVRTPEPWRTITSVDGVFAAGDVMDSYYRQAITAAGTGCMAALEAERWLAHHGHGESPVLETAEAPAP; translated from the coding sequence ATGCCACAGACCGAGACACTCGTCATTATCGGATCGGGTCCTGCGGCCTGGACCGCTGCCATCTACGCCGCGCGCGCGAATCTGAACCCGCTGGTCTACGAGGGTGAGCCGAGCCGGACGATGCTGCCCGGTGGTCAGCTGATGTTCACGACGGAGGTCGAGAACTACCCAGGCTTTCCGGAGGGCGTGACGGGGCCGGAGATGATGGAGCGGTTCAAGGACCAGGCGATCCGGTTCGGCACGCGGGTCATTCAGGAGGACGTGGCGAAGGTGGAGCTGGGTAGCCATCCGTTCGTGCTGACGCCCAACTACAGCGAGCCGGTGGAAGCGCTATCCCTGATCGTCGCGACGGGCGCCCGCGCCAACTGGCTGGGGCTGCCGAACGAGGAGCGGCTGGCACAGAGCGGCGGTGGGGTGTCGGCGTGTGCGGTATGCGATGGCGCGCTGCCGCTCTTCCGCGAGAAGGTACTGGCGGTCGTCGGCGGCGGCGACTCGGCGATGGAAGAGGCCATGTACCTGACGAAATTCGCGAGCGAAGTGCTCATCATCCATCGACGCGACGGGTTCCGGGCATCGCCGATCATGGCGGATCGTGTGCTCAATCACCCGAAGATCCGGGTGCTGTGGAACACGAAGGTCGTCGAAGTGCTCGGCATGGAGCACGTCACGGGCGTGCGCGTGGAGGACGCGCTGACTGGCGAGACCCGGGAGATCGAGGTGGGCGGGCTCTTCATTGCCATCGGGCACACTCCGAACACGGCGTTTCTCGACGGCCAGCTCGATCTCCATCCGACCGGATACGTTCGCACGCCGGAGCCGTGGCGAACCATCACGAGCGTCGATGGTGTGTTCGCGGCGGGCGATGTGATGGACAGCTATTACCGCCAGGCCATTACCGCCGCGGGTACGGGCTGTATGGCTGCGCTCGAGGCGGAGCGGTGGCTCGCCCACCACGGCCACGGCGAGAGCCCCGTCCTCGAGACGGCGGAGGCGCCGGCACCCTGA
- a CDS encoding class II fumarate hydratase, producing MATHRIEKDSLGEMQVPADALWGAQTQRAVENFPISDLRFPRSFIAALGIIKKAAAETNLELKLIDEDVVNAIVEAADEVVRGDHDAHFVLDIFQTGSGTSTNMNANEVLASRATQIRGGSARIHPNDHVNAGQSSNDVIPTAMQVAACVSIRSDLVPALEQLRDSLNAKAREFDHIVKSGRTHLMDATPVRLGQEFGGYAAQIDLGIRRLRAAERDLVELPLGGTAVGTGINTPPDFAEKAIARISRSTGIEFREADNHFERQGTRDTIVYAHGALNTIAVSMMRIANDIRLLGSGPRAGLNEITLPAIQPGSSIMPGKVNPVISEAVTMVAAQVMGNHTTITVGGQGSYFELNVMMPVMTHALLQSITLLSNAARVLAEKCVDGIVANEDRCRELLEGNLSLATALAPKIGYDEAAAIAKQAFREGKTARAVARERNVLPEAELDEVLDARAMTEPGVPGA from the coding sequence ATGGCGACACACAGGATTGAAAAGGACTCGCTCGGCGAGATGCAGGTGCCGGCAGATGCACTCTGGGGCGCACAGACGCAGCGGGCGGTGGAGAACTTTCCGATCAGCGACCTGCGGTTTCCGCGTTCGTTCATAGCGGCGCTGGGCATCATCAAGAAGGCGGCGGCCGAGACGAACCTGGAACTGAAGCTGATCGATGAGGACGTCGTGAACGCGATAGTAGAGGCGGCCGACGAAGTGGTACGCGGTGATCATGACGCCCACTTCGTGCTCGACATCTTCCAGACGGGCAGCGGCACGTCCACGAACATGAACGCCAACGAAGTGCTGGCCAGTCGCGCGACGCAGATCCGCGGCGGATCCGCGAGGATCCACCCGAACGATCACGTCAACGCGGGCCAGTCCTCGAACGACGTGATCCCGACGGCCATGCAGGTGGCCGCCTGTGTCAGCATCCGCAGCGACCTCGTCCCCGCGCTCGAGCAGCTGCGCGACTCGTTGAACGCGAAGGCGCGCGAGTTCGATCATATCGTCAAGTCCGGTCGCACCCACCTGATGGATGCGACGCCGGTGCGACTCGGTCAGGAATTCGGCGGCTACGCCGCGCAGATCGATCTGGGTATCCGGCGGCTGCGCGCCGCCGAACGCGACCTGGTCGAGCTCCCGCTCGGCGGGACTGCCGTCGGCACGGGTATCAATACGCCGCCGGACTTCGCGGAAAAGGCGATCGCGCGCATCTCGCGCAGTACTGGCATCGAGTTCCGTGAAGCGGACAACCACTTCGAGCGGCAGGGCACACGAGACACGATCGTCTACGCACACGGTGCACTCAACACCATCGCGGTCTCGATGATGCGCATCGCCAACGACATCAGGCTGCTCGGCAGCGGTCCGCGCGCCGGTCTGAACGAGATCACGCTGCCCGCGATCCAGCCCGGGTCCAGCATCATGCCGGGCAAGGTCAACCCCGTCATCTCCGAGGCTGTCACCATGGTTGCCGCGCAGGTGATGGGGAATCACACGACCATCACCGTCGGCGGGCAGGGCAGCTACTTCGAGCTGAACGTCATGATGCCCGTGATGACGCACGCTCTGCTGCAGTCGATCACGCTGCTGTCCAATGCCGCGCGCGTGCTCGCGGAGAAGTGTGTCGATGGCATCGTCGCGAACGAGGATCGGTGCCGCGAGCTGCTCGAGGGCAACCTCTCGCTTGCCACGGCGCTCGCGCCGAAGATCGGCTATGACGAGGCCGCTGCCATCGCCAAGCAGGCGTTCAGGGAAGGGAAGACGGCACGCGCGGTGGCGCGCGAGAGGAACGTGCTGCCCGAGGCCGAGCTGGATGAGGTGCTGGACGCGAGGGCCATGACGGAGCCGGGAGTGCCGGGGGCCTGA
- a CDS encoding SDR family oxidoreductase, translating into MMDLTGRVAVVTGGSRGIGYAIADALAGAGASVAIGARTAGDVEQAARELEKKHSTARCIGVRCDVRSREDCESLIERAAAELGGIDILINNAGIGRFATVEEMTVEDWDAVIGTNLNSAFYCTHAALPHLKKNAAGWVINIGSLAGKNPFARGAAYNASKFGLLGFSEALMLEVRHDGVRVSCIMPGSVATAFSHPDNTSKKGEEWKIGAEDVARIVLDLLAMPERTLPSRIEVRPSRPQK; encoded by the coding sequence ATGATGGACCTGACAGGACGGGTGGCGGTGGTGACGGGCGGCAGCCGGGGCATTGGCTATGCCATAGCGGATGCGCTGGCCGGAGCTGGAGCGAGTGTAGCGATCGGCGCGCGTACGGCCGGCGACGTGGAGCAGGCTGCGCGCGAGCTCGAGAAGAAGCATTCCACGGCGCGCTGCATTGGCGTGCGCTGCGATGTGCGCTCACGCGAGGACTGTGAATCACTCATTGAGCGTGCCGCGGCCGAGCTGGGCGGCATCGACATTCTCATCAACAATGCAGGCATCGGCCGGTTCGCGACTGTCGAGGAGATGACCGTCGAGGATTGGGATGCCGTCATTGGCACGAACCTGAACAGCGCGTTCTACTGCACGCACGCCGCGCTGCCCCACCTGAAGAAGAACGCAGCCGGCTGGGTCATCAACATCGGCAGTCTCGCGGGCAAGAACCCGTTTGCCCGCGGGGCCGCCTACAACGCCAGCAAGTTCGGCCTCCTCGGCTTCAGTGAGGCGCTCATGCTGGAAGTACGGCATGACGGCGTGCGTGTCAGCTGCATCATGCCGGGGAGTGTCGCCACGGCGTTCTCGCACCCGGACAACACCTCGAAAAAGGGTGAGGAATGGAAGATCGGCGCGGAGGATGTCGCGCGGATCGTGCTGGACCTGCTGGCGATGCCGGAGCGGACGCTGCCCAGTCGCATCGAGGTGCGGCCGTCGCGCCCGCAGAAGTGA
- a CDS encoding SDR family oxidoreductase gives MEPAGRIALVTGGARRVGRAFSLALAEAGCDVVVNYNGSADEAAVTAADIERLGRRALPVHADVSRPDDIERLVRETEQAFGRLDIVVNNASLFERAPVADITVEDWDRVLAVNLRGPFLLAQAAAPLLRRDGGGLIVNIVDLSALQPWPSFAHHAVSKAGLLHLTRILARALAPDIRVNAIAPGTILPPEDTEGEDGSERRVLSRAGEPADATRALLYLVQSDFVTGENLVVDGGRMLL, from the coding sequence ATGGAACCAGCGGGCAGGATCGCGCTCGTCACAGGGGGGGCGCGACGCGTCGGCCGCGCGTTCAGCCTGGCTCTCGCGGAGGCCGGCTGTGACGTAGTGGTCAACTACAACGGCTCGGCCGACGAGGCCGCCGTGACCGCAGCCGACATCGAGCGGCTCGGACGGCGCGCGTTACCCGTCCATGCCGACGTATCGCGTCCCGATGACATCGAACGCCTGGTGCGCGAAACCGAGCAGGCTTTCGGCCGGCTCGACATCGTGGTCAACAACGCGTCACTTTTCGAACGTGCGCCGGTCGCCGACATCACGGTCGAGGACTGGGATCGCGTCCTCGCCGTGAATCTCAGGGGCCCGTTCCTACTGGCGCAGGCCGCGGCACCGCTGCTGCGCCGCGACGGCGGCGGTCTCATCGTCAACATCGTGGATCTCTCGGCCCTCCAGCCGTGGCCTTCCTTCGCGCATCATGCGGTATCGAAGGCCGGCCTCCTCCACCTGACCCGGATCCTCGCGCGTGCGCTCGCGCCGGACATCAGAGTGAACGCGATCGCGCCCGGCACGATCCTGCCGCCCGAAGACACGGAAGGTGAGGATGGCAGCGAACGCAGGGTGCTGTCCCGTGCCGGCGAGCCGGCGGACGCCACGCGTGCCCTCCTCTACCTCGTCCAATCCGACTTCGTCACCGGTGAGAATCTGGTTGTCGATGGCGGAAGGATGCTGCTGTGA
- a CDS encoding response regulator has product MSDNQKTILLVEDNEDNLVVYRTILEHVGYRVVEARDGEEGVARAREQMPDLILMDISIPKMDGWEATQQLKADNGTSGIPIIALTAHALEEDRQKAIQAGCDGYLAKPVEPRRVVQEVERFVGPARPAPSK; this is encoded by the coding sequence ATGAGCGACAACCAGAAGACGATCCTGCTCGTCGAAGACAACGAGGACAATCTCGTCGTCTATCGCACCATCCTGGAACATGTGGGCTATCGCGTCGTGGAAGCTCGTGACGGAGAGGAAGGCGTCGCCCGCGCCCGCGAACAGATGCCCGATCTCATACTGATGGACATCTCCATCCCCAAGATGGACGGGTGGGAAGCGACGCAGCAGCTCAAGGCCGACAACGGTACCAGCGGCATCCCGATCATCGCCCTTACCGCCCATGCCCTCGAAGAGGACCGCCAGAAGGCCATCCAGGCCGGCTGCGACGGATACCTCGCCAAGCCCGTCGAGCCGCGCCGCGTCGTCCAGGAAGTCGAACGCTTCGTCGGCCCCGCACGCCCGGCCCCATCGAAGTAG
- a CDS encoding aspartate-semialdehyde dehydrogenase: MKVAVLGATGAVGRTILEVLEERGFPAQEIVPLASERSAGSAVRWQGRDWTVGQPGPRAFDGCDIALFSAGASRSREWGPVAAAAGAVVIDNSSAWRMHPRVPLIVPEVNGAAAADRPLGIIANPNCATIQLVVALAALHRHSGLRRVVVTSLQAVSGAGHNGVAALEAELAGGTADSSPFVAPIAGNAIPWIGPRMEDGWNEEEEKIRTETRKILELPGLAVAATCVRVPVHTGHSISATVELARPLSPRQIREALSSMEGLVLSDPDHDPLARDIAGRDDVYVGHVRSDRDLPGAVHLWIVADNLRKGAATNAVQIAETVAVQLAPSHG, encoded by the coding sequence ATGAAGGTGGCAGTTCTGGGAGCGACCGGCGCCGTCGGCCGCACCATACTGGAGGTGCTCGAGGAACGGGGCTTTCCGGCGCAGGAGATCGTGCCGCTCGCATCGGAACGGTCCGCCGGCTCGGCCGTGCGCTGGCAGGGCCGTGACTGGACGGTCGGTCAGCCGGGGCCGCGCGCGTTCGACGGGTGCGACATCGCGCTGTTCTCGGCTGGCGCGAGCCGCAGCCGGGAATGGGGCCCCGTCGCCGCCGCGGCCGGTGCCGTGGTCATCGACAACTCGTCCGCGTGGCGCATGCACCCGCGCGTCCCGCTCATCGTGCCGGAGGTCAATGGCGCGGCGGCGGCGGACCGGCCGCTGGGAATCATCGCCAATCCCAACTGTGCCACCATTCAGCTGGTCGTGGCGCTGGCAGCGCTGCACCGGCATTCGGGGCTGCGCCGGGTCGTGGTCACGTCTCTCCAGGCGGTATCCGGCGCGGGACACAACGGCGTCGCGGCGCTCGAAGCCGAGCTCGCGGGCGGGACGGCGGACTCATCACCGTTCGTGGCACCGATCGCCGGCAACGCGATTCCGTGGATCGGTCCGCGCATGGAGGACGGCTGGAACGAGGAAGAGGAGAAGATCCGCACGGAGACCCGGAAGATTCTCGAGTTGCCGGGTCTCGCCGTTGCGGCCACGTGCGTGCGCGTGCCGGTTCATACCGGCCACTCGATCTCGGCCACCGTGGAGCTGGCGCGACCGCTCTCTCCGCGACAGATACGCGAGGCGCTGAGCAGCATGGAAGGGCTCGTGCTGTCGGACCCGGACCACGACCCGCTCGCCCGCGATATCGCGGGCCGCGATGACGTGTATGTCGGGCACGTCCGGAGCGATCGTGACCTGCCCGGCGCCGTACACCTTTGGATAGTGGCGGACAACCTGCGCAAGGGGGCCGCGACGAACGCGGTGCAGATCGCGGAAACCGTGGCCGTCCAGCTGGCGCCTTCGCATGGGTGA
- a CDS encoding PBP1A family penicillin-binding protein has protein sequence MKRHVLLSALCGAALAGCSTVVTAQECPGIEALRDYRPAEATRVYAANGSLLADLSPERRVVIDLEAVPPTVSNGFVAVEDRRFWQHEGVDMRGAGRAVWRNITSLSLSEGFSTITMQLARNVFPAELPRSDKLRRKLCEIRLAGRIEDAFAKRDILTMYINQVYFGDGKYGIEEAARGYFGKPARQLTLSEAATLVGLVKNPEGYNPRKHPARAIARRNVVLDVFVREEVVSAAAAAEARSDSLVIAAPLEGSGAAPYYVAAVRRELRERFGADAATQGLRVHTGLDPALQKAAHAALVGQLERIEAGTYGRWTHARPDGSLAAARGSGSQYLQGMVIVLDAHTGAVRALVGGRDFAHSSFDRAFHARRQPGSTFKPIVYATALQRGLSPASRIETTPVEVALTGAAWRPDDLVPDSVTSLSLRDALVLSSNNGAVRVGEWAGIDHVAEMAKTLGLTTPVPVYPSILLGSAEVIPAELTAAYATFANGGYRVTPTLISRVEDAHGRVLWRAPEARERVLDSGVAYLTTSIMEDVVDRGTGAEVRSSGFWLPAAGKTGTTNDAKDVWFVGMTPDLAAGVWIGFDQPAQILPRAFGGTLAAPVWAATMKAAYSERAAPAAWVAPATLVGVPIDGVTGQLATPGCPPADVRIEYFAGGSAPADYCATHPHGLMDRVLRGLRIRRD, from the coding sequence ATGAAAAGACACGTGCTGCTGTCGGCGCTCTGCGGTGCCGCCCTGGCCGGCTGCTCGACCGTTGTGACCGCCCAGGAATGCCCGGGCATCGAGGCGCTGCGGGACTATCGGCCCGCCGAGGCGACACGGGTGTACGCCGCCAATGGCTCGCTGCTAGCCGACCTGTCGCCGGAGCGACGGGTCGTCATCGATCTGGAGGCCGTCCCGCCCACCGTATCGAACGGCTTCGTGGCCGTCGAGGATCGCCGGTTCTGGCAGCACGAGGGAGTGGACATGCGCGGCGCCGGCCGCGCGGTGTGGCGCAACATCACATCGCTGTCGCTGTCCGAGGGATTCTCCACGATCACCATGCAGCTTGCGCGGAATGTCTTTCCCGCCGAGCTGCCGCGGTCGGACAAGCTGCGCCGCAAGCTGTGCGAGATCCGCCTGGCCGGCCGCATCGAGGATGCGTTCGCGAAGCGCGACATCCTGACGATGTACATCAACCAGGTCTACTTCGGCGACGGCAAGTACGGCATCGAGGAGGCCGCACGCGGCTACTTCGGCAAGCCGGCCAGGCAGCTGACGCTGTCGGAGGCGGCTACGCTGGTCGGGCTCGTGAAGAACCCGGAAGGCTACAATCCGCGGAAGCATCCAGCCCGTGCGATCGCACGGCGCAACGTGGTGCTCGATGTATTCGTGCGCGAGGAAGTGGTGAGCGCCGCAGCCGCGGCGGAAGCCAGATCCGACTCGCTGGTCATTGCCGCGCCGCTCGAGGGATCCGGTGCGGCACCGTACTACGTCGCGGCGGTGCGTCGTGAGCTGCGCGAGCGATTCGGCGCGGACGCGGCCACGCAGGGGCTGCGTGTGCACACCGGTCTCGACCCCGCGCTGCAGAAGGCCGCACACGCGGCACTGGTCGGGCAGCTGGAACGGATCGAAGCCGGCACGTACGGCAGGTGGACTCATGCCCGGCCGGACGGCTCACTCGCGGCGGCGCGCGGGAGCGGATCCCAGTACCTGCAGGGCATGGTCATCGTGCTGGACGCACACACCGGCGCCGTGCGCGCGCTGGTGGGCGGCCGGGACTTCGCACACTCTTCGTTCGATCGCGCCTTTCATGCGCGGCGGCAGCCCGGCTCGACGTTCAAGCCGATCGTGTACGCGACGGCGCTCCAGCGCGGGCTCTCACCCGCATCGCGCATCGAGACGACTCCGGTGGAAGTCGCGCTCACCGGCGCCGCGTGGCGTCCGGACGATCTCGTGCCGGACAGCGTGACATCGCTGTCGTTGCGCGACGCGCTCGTACTGTCGTCGAATAACGGCGCAGTGCGCGTCGGCGAATGGGCGGGGATCGATCACGTTGCGGAGATGGCGAAGACGCTCGGCCTGACAACACCCGTTCCGGTCTACCCCTCCATTCTGCTCGGGTCCGCAGAGGTCATTCCAGCCGAGCTGACCGCGGCGTACGCGACGTTCGCCAACGGCGGCTACCGCGTCACCCCGACTCTCATCTCGCGCGTGGAAGATGCGCACGGCCGCGTGCTGTGGCGCGCGCCGGAAGCGCGCGAGCGGGTGCTCGACAGCGGTGTCGCCTACCTCACCACATCGATCATGGAGGATGTGGTCGACCGCGGCACCGGTGCGGAAGTGCGCAGCAGCGGGTTCTGGCTGCCCGCTGCCGGCAAGACCGGAACGACGAACGATGCGAAGGATGTGTGGTTCGTCGGCATGACGCCCGACCTCGCCGCCGGCGTGTGGATCGGCTTCGATCAGCCAGCGCAGATCCTGCCGCGCGCCTTCGGCGGGACACTCGCGGCTCCCGTATGGGCGGCGACGATGAAGGCGGCGTATTCGGAACGTGCAGCGCCCGCCGCGTGGGTCGCCCCGGCCACCCTGGTGGGCGTGCCCATCGACGGTGTCACGGGGCAGCTCGCGACACCAGGCTGTCCCCCGGCAGACGTGCGGATCGAGTATTTCGCCGGTGGCAGCGCCCCGGCCGACTACTGCGCCACCCACCCCCACGGTCTGATGGACCGCGTGCTGCGCGGCCTGCGCATCCGCAGGGACTAG
- a CDS encoding ferritin-like domain-containing protein, with the protein MAKKTGRDALIEGLNEDLANEYTAIISYLLFSRLANGRGRLELAGFFEGEIADELEHAKYLSQKIVALGGTPTTQPAPVRLSQDNHEMLELSLQAEKDTIARYTKRIDQAEQAGEVGLKVELENLVAEETRHKEDLERVLVGWRD; encoded by the coding sequence ATGGCGAAGAAGACGGGACGCGACGCGCTGATCGAGGGACTGAACGAGGACCTCGCGAACGAATACACGGCCATCATCTCGTATCTGCTGTTCTCGCGTCTGGCGAACGGACGCGGGCGGCTGGAGCTGGCGGGATTCTTCGAGGGGGAGATCGCGGACGAGCTGGAGCACGCGAAGTATCTGTCGCAGAAGATCGTGGCGCTGGGCGGCACGCCGACGACGCAGCCGGCGCCGGTGCGGCTGAGCCAGGACAACCACGAGATGCTGGAGCTGTCGCTGCAGGCGGAGAAGGATACGATCGCTCGCTACACGAAGCGGATCGATCAGGCGGAGCAGGCGGGCGAGGTAGGATTGAAGGTGGAGCTGGAGAATCTGGTCGCGGAGGAGACGCGTCACAAGGAGGATCTGGAGCGGGTGCTGGTCGGCTGGCGCGACTAG